From a single Bacillus sp. (in: firmicutes) genomic region:
- a CDS encoding PolC-type DNA polymerase III — translation MNENPAGKKERFQILLQQIGLTDDDYMPYFQQALIEKLSVSKQRKKWHFYFSFQQILPFRVWQQFYQQLTKSFSHIASIDMTINVLHPEVTEQLVHDYWKYCVQQLDGISPPILTLLNEQYPTLQGQKVIVNVNNELEGMQIKNKYSSMILSVFEKVGFPRLSIQTEIVSTEPSEQYHQFLEQKRKEDEERAKQALLEMQKREKAQKDTKDEAQEDHGPLMIGYTIKDDSEFKKLEEIVDEERRIAIEGYVFEAETKELRSGRTLLTFKITDYTDSILVKMFSRDKEDAALLNKVKKGMWLRVRGSVQNDTFVRDLVMIANDINEVKPVEREDTAPEGEKRVELHLHTPMSQMDAVTSVSDLIAQAKKWGHRAIAVTDHAVVQSFPEAYSASKKHDMKVLYGVEANLVDDGVPIAYNDQHRLLAEDTFVVFDVETTGLSAVYDTIIELAAVKVRNGEIVDRFESFANPHQPLSATTIELTGITDDMVKDAPDVEEVLHRFYEWTGDAILVAHNASFDMGFLNVGYQNIGLGKATNPVIDTLELARFLYPELKNHRLNTLAKKFDVELTQHHRAIYDAEATGYLLIKMLKDAKEKGIQYHDDFNKYMGKGDAYKRARPFHCILLAKNEVGLKNLFKLVSYAHINYFYRVPRIPRSVLQKHREGIIVGSGCDKGEVFEAMMQKAPEEVVDIARFYDYLEVHPKEVYAPLIEMELVKDEQQLEEIIRNIVQLGDELHIPVVATGNVHYLHPTDKIYRKILVSSQGGANPLNRHQLPDVHFRTTNEMLDAFSFLGQEKAKEIVVTNTNKIADMIDVIKPIKDDLYTPKIEGADEEIRRMSYERAKSIYGDPLPEIVEARLEKELNSIIGHGFAVIYLISHKLVKKSLDDGYLVGSRGSVGSSFVATMTEITEVNPLPPHYVCPNCKHSEFFNDGSVGSGFDLPDKNCPQCGAKYKKDGHDIPFETFLGFKGDKVPDIDLNFSGEYQPRAHNYTKVLFGEDNVYRAGTIGTVADKTAYGYVKAYAQDNNLQLRGAEIDRLSKGCTGVKRTTGQHPGGIIVVPDYMDIYDFSPIQYPADDNTSEWRTTHFDFHSIHDNLLKLDILGHDDPTVIRMLQDLSGIDPKTIPTDDPEVMKIFSGTESLGVTEEQIMCKTGTLGIPEFGTRFVRQMLEETKPTTFSELVQISGLSHGTDVWLGNAQELIQDGTCTLSEVIGCRDDIMVYLIYQGLEPSLAFKIMESVRKGRGLQPEMEEEMRKHNVPEWYIESCKKIKYMFPKAHAAAYVLMAVRIAYFKVHHPLLYYASYFTVRAEDFDIDTMVKGSQAIRARIMEINEKGLDASPKEKSLLTVLELALEMCERGFRFQRVDLYRSSATEFIIDGDSLIPPFNSIPGLGTNAAINIVKAREEGEFLSKEDLQQRGRVSKTIIEYLEKHGCLDSLPDQNQLSLF, via the coding sequence ATGAACGAAAATCCCGCCGGAAAAAAAGAACGATTTCAAATATTGCTCCAACAAATCGGATTAACCGATGACGATTATATGCCGTATTTTCAACAAGCACTTATTGAAAAATTATCTGTTTCGAAACAGCGAAAAAAATGGCACTTTTATTTCTCTTTCCAACAGATCTTACCGTTTCGGGTATGGCAACAATTTTATCAACAGTTAACGAAAAGCTTTTCCCACATTGCATCCATCGATATGACGATCAATGTTTTACATCCTGAAGTAACGGAACAATTAGTACACGATTATTGGAAATATTGTGTTCAACAACTTGATGGAATTTCACCGCCCATCTTAACTTTGTTAAACGAGCAATATCCAACGTTGCAAGGTCAAAAAGTCATTGTTAACGTCAACAACGAATTAGAGGGAATGCAAATTAAAAATAAATATAGCTCGATGATTCTATCGGTTTTTGAAAAAGTAGGCTTCCCTCGATTATCGATACAAACAGAAATTGTTTCAACAGAACCATCGGAACAATATCACCAGTTTTTAGAACAGAAGAGAAAAGAAGACGAAGAACGGGCGAAACAAGCTTTACTTGAAATGCAAAAACGAGAGAAAGCACAAAAAGATACGAAGGATGAAGCACAAGAAGATCATGGACCACTGATGATCGGTTACACCATTAAAGACGATAGTGAATTCAAGAAATTAGAAGAGATTGTTGATGAAGAACGACGCATTGCGATTGAAGGATATGTGTTTGAAGCAGAAACGAAAGAATTGCGAAGCGGTCGAACATTATTAACATTTAAAATTACCGACTATACCGATTCCATTTTAGTGAAAATGTTCTCTCGGGATAAAGAGGACGCAGCGTTGTTAAATAAAGTGAAAAAAGGAATGTGGCTACGGGTTCGCGGTAGTGTGCAAAACGATACCTTTGTCCGTGATTTAGTGATGATTGCCAACGATATTAATGAAGTGAAACCGGTTGAACGAGAGGACACCGCTCCAGAAGGGGAAAAACGCGTGGAACTACATTTGCACACACCGATGAGCCAAATGGATGCAGTTACTTCTGTAAGTGATTTAATTGCCCAAGCCAAAAAATGGGGACATCGGGCAATTGCCGTTACCGATCATGCAGTGGTGCAATCATTTCCAGAAGCGTATAGTGCAAGTAAAAAACACGATATGAAAGTGTTGTATGGGGTAGAAGCAAACCTTGTCGATGATGGGGTTCCGATTGCCTATAATGACCAACATCGGTTGCTCGCTGAAGATACGTTTGTCGTTTTCGACGTAGAAACGACCGGTTTAAGTGCAGTATATGACACGATTATTGAATTAGCTGCCGTCAAAGTTCGAAACGGAGAAATTGTCGACCGATTTGAATCGTTTGCGAATCCGCACCAGCCATTGTCTGCAACGACCATTGAATTAACCGGTATTACCGACGATATGGTGAAAGATGCGCCAGACGTGGAAGAAGTGCTACACCGTTTCTATGAATGGACAGGCGATGCGATTTTAGTAGCACATAACGCTTCCTTTGACATGGGCTTTTTAAATGTCGGCTATCAAAACATTGGTCTCGGTAAAGCGACAAACCCAGTAATCGATACATTGGAACTTGCCCGCTTTTTATATCCTGAATTAAAAAATCACCGACTCAATACATTGGCGAAAAAATTTGATGTCGAATTAACCCAACACCACCGGGCGATTTATGATGCGGAGGCAACGGGCTATTTGCTTATTAAAATGTTAAAAGATGCAAAAGAAAAAGGAATTCAATACCATGATGACTTTAATAAATACATGGGTAAAGGTGACGCCTATAAACGCGCCCGTCCATTCCATTGTATCTTGCTTGCTAAAAATGAAGTTGGGTTGAAAAATTTATTTAAACTCGTTTCATACGCTCATATAAACTACTTTTACCGTGTACCAAGAATTCCAAGGTCCGTTCTTCAAAAGCATCGGGAAGGAATTATTGTTGGCTCTGGATGCGATAAAGGGGAAGTCTTTGAGGCAATGATGCAAAAAGCACCAGAAGAAGTCGTTGACATTGCCCGCTTTTACGATTATTTAGAAGTTCATCCAAAAGAAGTTTACGCCCCATTAATCGAAATGGAACTGGTAAAAGATGAGCAACAACTAGAAGAAATCATTCGTAACATCGTGCAGCTCGGTGATGAGCTTCATATTCCAGTTGTCGCCACAGGTAACGTTCATTACCTACATCCAACAGATAAAATTTATCGAAAAATTTTAGTCAGTTCCCAAGGGGGAGCAAACCCTCTTAACCGACACCAATTACCGGATGTCCATTTCCGGACAACGAATGAAATGTTAGATGCTTTTTCGTTCCTAGGTCAAGAAAAAGCAAAAGAAATTGTGGTTACCAATACGAACAAAATTGCAGACATGATTGACGTCATTAAACCAATCAAAGACGATTTGTACACGCCAAAAATAGAAGGTGCTGACGAAGAGATTCGCCGCATGAGTTATGAACGAGCGAAAAGTATATACGGGGATCCGTTACCTGAAATTGTTGAAGCCCGGTTAGAAAAAGAATTGAATAGTATTATCGGACACGGGTTTGCCGTCATTTATTTAATTTCTCATAAACTTGTAAAAAAATCGCTAGATGACGGATATCTTGTTGGTTCTCGCGGTTCGGTAGGGTCTTCATTTGTGGCAACCATGACCGAGATTACGGAAGTGAACCCATTACCACCACACTATGTCTGTCCAAACTGTAAACATTCCGAGTTTTTCAATGACGGTTCTGTTGGTTCGGGATTCGATTTACCAGATAAAAACTGTCCACAATGTGGAGCAAAATATAAAAAGGATGGGCATGATATTCCTTTCGAAACATTCCTAGGCTTTAAAGGGGACAAAGTTCCTGATATCGACTTGAACTTCTCAGGTGAATACCAACCTCGAGCTCACAATTATACAAAGGTGTTATTCGGGGAAGACAATGTCTATCGCGCGGGGACCATCGGTACTGTCGCCGATAAAACCGCATACGGTTACGTTAAAGCTTATGCACAAGATAATAATTTGCAATTACGCGGGGCGGAAATTGACCGTTTATCAAAAGGATGTACGGGGGTTAAACGGACAACAGGTCAGCATCCAGGTGGAATTATCGTTGTACCAGATTATATGGATATTTACGATTTTTCACCGATCCAATATCCAGCCGATGATAATACGTCAGAGTGGCGTACAACCCATTTCGACTTCCATTCGATTCACGATAACTTATTAAAGCTCGATATTCTTGGGCACGATGATCCGACGGTTATTCGTATGTTGCAAGATTTAAGTGGAATCGATCCGAAAACGATTCCGACGGATGACCCTGAAGTAATGAAAATTTTCAGTGGCACCGAATCGTTAGGGGTTACGGAAGAACAAATTATGTGTAAAACAGGAACGCTTGGTATTCCAGAGTTCGGAACCCGCTTTGTTCGACAAATGTTGGAAGAAACGAAACCAACGACGTTCTCCGAGCTTGTCCAAATTTCAGGATTATCACACGGAACGGACGTATGGCTCGGTAACGCTCAAGAGCTAATTCAAGACGGAACGTGTACGCTTAGTGAAGTAATTGGTTGTCGTGACGATATTATGGTATATCTGATCTATCAAGGACTAGAACCATCGTTAGCGTTTAAAATTATGGAGTCCGTTCGTAAAGGACGAGGGCTTCAACCGGAAATGGAAGAAGAAATGCGTAAGCATAACGTTCCGGAATGGTATATTGAATCATGTAAGAAAATTAAATACATGTTCCCGAAAGCTCACGCCGCTGCGTACGTCCTTATGGCGGTACGGATCGCATATTTTAAAGTTCATCATCCACTGCTATACTATGCATCTTACTTTACTGTTCGTGCGGAGGATTTTGATATTGACACCATGGTAAAAGGTTCACAAGCAATCCGAGCACGAATTATGGAAATTAATGAAAAAGGATTAGACGCTAGTCCGAAAGAAAAAAGTTTATTAACAGTTCTGGAATTAGCTTTAGAAATGTGTGAACGTGGCTTTCGCTTCCAACGGGTAGACTTGTACCGTTCTAGTGCAACCGAATTTATTATTGATGGGGATTCCCTCATCCCGCCATTTAATTCCATTCCTGGACTTGGAACGAATGCAGCAATTAATATTGTGAAAGCAAGAGAAGAAGGGGAATTCTTGTCAAAAGAAGACTTACAACAACGAGGGCGTGTGTCAAAAACAATCATTGAGTATTTAGAAAAGCATGGCTGCTTAGATTCGTTACCAGACCAAAATCAATTATCGTTGTTTTAA
- the rimP gene encoding ribosome maturation factor RimP: protein MSKVTEVVEQLVAPILEEMDLELVDVEYVKEGKNWFLRVFIDKDTGVDIEECGVVSERLGEKLDEIDPIPHNYFLEVSSPGAERPLKKEKDFYKAVGKYVHVKTYEPIDGEKVFEGVLLNFDGETLKMEVKIKTRKKEITIPMEKVAKARLAVSFS from the coding sequence ATGAGCAAAGTAACGGAAGTAGTGGAACAGCTCGTAGCTCCCATTTTAGAAGAGATGGACCTAGAACTAGTGGATGTTGAATACGTCAAAGAGGGGAAAAACTGGTTCCTCCGCGTGTTCATTGATAAAGATACGGGTGTTGATATTGAAGAATGTGGAGTAGTGAGCGAACGTCTAGGAGAAAAGTTGGATGAAATCGATCCCATTCCACATAACTACTTTTTAGAAGTGTCATCACCGGGTGCTGAACGACCACTCAAAAAAGAAAAAGATTTTTACAAAGCTGTTGGTAAGTACGTTCACGTAAAAACATATGAACCGATTGATGGTGAAAAAGTTTTTGAGGGCGTGCTCCTCAATTTTGATGGCGAAACGTTGAAAATGGAAGTGAAAATTAAAACGCGTAAAAAGGAAATCACAATCCCAATGGAGAAAGTGGCTAAAGCTCGACTAGCCGTTTCATTTTCATAA
- the nusA gene encoding transcription termination/antitermination protein NusA, producing MSSEIMDALTNLAKEKGISSEVIIEALEAALITAYKRNFNQAQNVRIDLSAEKGSVRVFARKEVVEEVSDSRLEISLEEAQKINPAYDIGDIVEIEVTPRDFGRVAAQTAKQVVTQRVREAERGIIYSEFIDREEDIMTGIVQRQDSRFIYVSLGKVEALLPVSEQMPNETYKPHDRIKVYITKVEKTTKGPQIFVSRTHPGLLKRLFELEVPEIFDGTVEIKSVAREAGDRSKISVYSENPEVDPVGACVGPKGARVQTIVNELKGEKIDIVQWSEDPVEFVANALSPSKVLDVMVNEEEKATTVVVPDYQLSLAIGKRGQNARLAAKLTGWKIDIKSESDARELGIYPREQASEADDVTLETFDFDTEEIE from the coding sequence ATGAGCTCTGAAATAATGGATGCTCTTACCAATTTGGCAAAAGAAAAAGGAATTTCAAGTGAAGTGATAATTGAAGCCCTAGAAGCTGCTCTCATTACAGCGTATAAACGAAATTTTAATCAAGCGCAAAATGTTCGTATTGATTTAAGTGCTGAAAAGGGCTCAGTACGTGTGTTTGCTAGAAAAGAAGTGGTGGAGGAAGTAAGCGACTCTCGTTTAGAAATTTCGCTTGAGGAAGCACAAAAGATTAATCCTGCCTATGATATTGGAGACATTGTAGAGATTGAAGTGACTCCAAGAGATTTTGGCCGTGTAGCTGCACAAACCGCGAAACAAGTCGTCACTCAACGGGTTCGAGAAGCTGAAAGAGGCATTATTTATTCTGAATTTATTGACCGCGAAGAAGATATTATGACCGGTATCGTTCAACGTCAAGATTCCCGCTTCATCTATGTCAGCTTAGGAAAAGTGGAAGCACTTTTACCAGTGAGTGAACAAATGCCAAACGAAACGTATAAGCCACATGATCGAATTAAAGTGTACATTACGAAAGTTGAAAAAACGACGAAAGGTCCACAAATTTTCGTATCACGGACCCATCCAGGATTACTGAAACGATTATTTGAACTTGAAGTCCCAGAAATTTTTGACGGAACTGTAGAAATTAAGTCCGTTGCCCGTGAAGCTGGCGATCGTTCTAAAATCTCTGTCTATAGCGAAAACCCTGAAGTGGATCCGGTCGGTGCTTGCGTTGGACCTAAAGGGGCACGCGTACAAACGATTGTCAACGAATTAAAAGGTGAAAAAATCGATATCGTTCAATGGTCTGAGGATCCGGTTGAATTTGTTGCTAACGCATTAAGCCCTTCCAAAGTGTTAGATGTGATGGTGAACGAAGAAGAAAAAGCGACGACGGTAGTTGTACCAGATTACCAATTATCATTAGCAATTGGTAAACGGGGTCAAAACGCCCGTCTTGCGGCAAAACTAACCGGTTGGAAAATTGATATTAAAAGCGAATCAGACGCTCGTGAATTAGGTATTTATCCACGTGAACAAGCATCAGAGGCTGACGATGTTACACTCGAAACATTCGATTTTGATACAGAAGAAATCGAGTAA
- a CDS encoding YlxR family protein: MSSRKKIPMRKCVATGEMKPKKEMIRIVRSKEGEVSVDLTGKKSGRGAYLSKDREAILLAKKKNILSRHLDVAIPEQIYEELLTIVEKEKLKTE, from the coding sequence ATGAGCAGTCGAAAAAAAATTCCGATGCGAAAGTGCGTGGCAACTGGCGAAATGAAACCAAAAAAAGAAATGATTCGAATCGTTCGCTCCAAAGAAGGTGAAGTATCAGTTGATTTAACAGGTAAAAAATCAGGACGTGGAGCGTACCTTTCAAAAGACCGTGAAGCTATTTTACTGGCAAAAAAGAAAAACATTTTATCAAGACATTTAGATGTGGCCATTCCTGAACAAATCTATGAAGAATTACTTACAATTGTGGAGAAGGAGAAATTGAAAACCGAATGA
- a CDS encoding YlxQ family RNA-binding protein has protein sequence MKQQRWFQLLGLANRARKIISGEELVIKEVKANKAKLVLLANDASSNTAKKIEDKTTYYGVPLRRVPDRYMLGQAIGKEARVVVAVVDEGFAKKLEMLLDEKTWG, from the coding sequence ATGAAACAACAAAGATGGTTTCAATTATTAGGATTGGCCAATCGGGCGCGCAAAATCATCTCTGGTGAAGAATTGGTCATTAAAGAAGTGAAGGCAAATAAAGCCAAATTGGTTCTTCTAGCCAATGATGCTTCTTCAAATACAGCTAAGAAAATAGAAGATAAGACAACTTATTATGGAGTACCGCTTAGGCGGGTACCCGATCGGTATATGCTTGGTCAAGCAATCGGGAAAGAAGCCCGCGTAGTCGTAGCAGTTGTCGATGAAGGATTTGCCAAAAAATTAGAGATGTTGCTCGATGAAAAAACGTGGGGGTGA
- the infB gene encoding translation initiation factor IF-2 — protein MSKIRVYEYAKQNKISSKDVISKLKEMNIDVSNHMATIDEETVQKLNESFQPKKEKPARPSKPANGKEQPKPSKTDNFEDDDVTPIKVKVKSAPKNREGKKHDQEYQSKEKKAFNKNGKNKKKNKNHHNNKQNHQKQASQPKKEKELPSKITYTDSLTVAELAKKLHREPSEIIKKLFMLGVIATINQVLEEDAIELIASEYGVEVEKQESVDITDLEVYFTPDEEDQLEERPPVVTIMGHVDHGKTTLLDSIRNTKVTEGEAGGITQHIGAYQVVVNGKKITFLDTPGHAAFTTMRARGAQVTDITVLVVAADDGVMPQTIEAINHAKAANVPIIVAVNKMDKPTANPDRVMQELTEHGLVPEDWGGDTIFVPISALKGEGIDNLLEMILLVSEVEELKANPNRNALGTVIEAQLDKGRGPVATLLVQNGTLRVGDPIVVGNTFGRVRAMVNDLGRRVKEAGPSTPVEITGLNEVPQAGDRFVVFDDEKTARQVGEARAQIAIQAQRNEKTRVSLDTLFEQMKQGEMKELNVIIKADVQGSVEALAAALQKIEVEGVNIKIIHTAVGAINESDITLAAASNAIIIGFNVRPDANAKRAAEAEKVDIRLHRIIYKVIEEIESAMKGMLDPEYEEKVIGQAEVRQTFKVSRIGTIAGSYVTEGKITRDSGIRLIRDGVVVFEGEIDTLKRYKDDVREVSQGYECGITIKNFNDIKEGDIIEAFIMEEVER, from the coding sequence ATGAGTAAAATACGAGTTTATGAATATGCAAAACAAAATAAAATTTCTAGTAAGGACGTTATTTCCAAATTAAAAGAAATGAATATAGATGTATCTAATCATATGGCAACAATTGATGAGGAAACGGTTCAAAAACTTAACGAATCGTTTCAACCAAAAAAAGAAAAACCAGCTCGTCCTTCGAAACCAGCGAACGGAAAAGAACAACCAAAGCCTTCTAAAACAGACAACTTTGAAGATGATGATGTAACACCGATAAAAGTAAAAGTAAAATCTGCTCCAAAAAATCGCGAAGGGAAAAAGCACGACCAAGAATATCAATCGAAAGAGAAAAAAGCGTTTAATAAAAACGGTAAAAATAAAAAGAAAAACAAGAATCATCACAACAACAAGCAAAACCACCAAAAACAAGCTTCTCAGCCGAAGAAAGAAAAAGAACTTCCATCTAAAATTACGTATACAGACTCCTTAACCGTAGCTGAACTGGCGAAAAAACTTCATCGAGAGCCGTCTGAAATTATTAAGAAGCTGTTTATGTTAGGTGTAATTGCTACTATTAACCAAGTGCTTGAAGAAGATGCCATTGAATTAATTGCAAGTGAATATGGTGTAGAAGTCGAAAAACAAGAAAGTGTTGATATTACAGATCTAGAAGTGTACTTTACACCAGATGAAGAAGACCAATTAGAAGAGCGTCCACCTGTTGTAACGATTATGGGGCATGTTGACCACGGGAAAACAACGCTATTAGACTCCATCCGTAACACAAAAGTAACCGAAGGAGAAGCAGGTGGTATCACTCAACATATTGGTGCGTATCAAGTTGTGGTTAATGGCAAGAAGATTACGTTCCTAGATACACCTGGGCACGCAGCATTCACAACCATGCGTGCACGTGGTGCTCAAGTTACAGACATTACGGTCCTTGTTGTCGCAGCTGACGATGGCGTAATGCCACAAACGATTGAAGCGATCAACCACGCGAAAGCAGCAAACGTACCAATTATTGTTGCAGTTAACAAAATGGATAAACCAACAGCCAACCCAGATCGCGTCATGCAAGAATTAACGGAACATGGTTTGGTACCTGAAGATTGGGGCGGAGACACCATTTTCGTTCCTATTTCCGCATTAAAAGGGGAAGGAATAGATAACCTACTAGAAATGATTCTCCTCGTTAGTGAGGTGGAAGAATTAAAAGCAAATCCAAACCGAAATGCACTTGGTACGGTAATTGAAGCACAGCTTGACAAAGGTCGGGGTCCAGTTGCAACATTACTCGTACAAAACGGTACATTACGCGTAGGAGATCCAATCGTAGTAGGAAATACATTTGGTCGCGTACGGGCAATGGTGAACGATTTGGGACGTCGCGTCAAAGAAGCAGGTCCATCCACGCCTGTAGAAATTACCGGATTAAACGAAGTTCCACAAGCAGGCGATCGCTTCGTTGTATTCGATGACGAAAAAACTGCTCGTCAAGTTGGGGAAGCTCGGGCTCAAATAGCTATACAGGCACAACGTAATGAAAAAACACGCGTAAGTCTTGATACATTGTTTGAACAAATGAAACAAGGCGAGATGAAAGAATTGAATGTCATTATTAAAGCAGACGTACAAGGTTCGGTGGAAGCGTTAGCTGCTGCTCTTCAAAAGATTGAAGTAGAAGGGGTTAACATTAAAATTATCCATACGGCCGTCGGTGCCATTAATGAGTCCGACATTACGTTAGCTGCTGCATCTAACGCGATTATTATCGGATTCAACGTACGTCCAGATGCCAATGCGAAACGTGCTGCTGAGGCTGAAAAGGTAGATATTCGTCTCCATCGCATCATCTATAAAGTCATTGAAGAAATTGAATCTGCGATGAAAGGTATGCTTGACCCAGAGTACGAAGAGAAAGTAATCGGTCAAGCAGAAGTTCGTCAAACATTTAAAGTTTCTCGAATTGGAACGATTGCTGGAAGCTATGTGACGGAAGGAAAAATTACACGTGACAGTGGTATTCGCCTCATCCGCGACGGTGTTGTTGTGTTCGAAGGTGAAATCGATACGTTAAAACGTTACAAAGACGACGTTCGCGAAGTATCTCAAGGTTACGAATGTGGTATTACAATTAAGAACTTTAACGATATTAAAGAAGGAGATATTATAGAAGCGTTCATTATGGAAGAAGTTGAACGTTAA
- a CDS encoding DUF503 family protein, giving the protein MIGYVECEFLIYNAHSLKEKRAVLQRTLTRLKQKRNVSVAEINYQDVWQRTKIAIVTVASSKQAAEHEIEKALSFLDSFPEWERTSTSYEWL; this is encoded by the coding sequence ATGATTGGGTATGTGGAATGTGAATTTCTAATATATAATGCCCACTCCTTAAAAGAAAAACGAGCCGTGCTTCAACGTACGTTGACACGGCTCAAACAAAAAAGAAATGTTTCAGTCGCAGAAATCAACTATCAAGATGTTTGGCAACGGACAAAAATAGCTATTGTTACTGTTGCTTCATCCAAGCAAGCGGCTGAACATGAAATAGAAAAAGCCTTATCATTTTTAGATTCCTTTCCGGAATGGGAACGGACATCAACGAGTTATGAATGGCTTTAA
- the rbfA gene encoding 30S ribosome-binding factor RbfA gives MTLRANRVAEQMKKELSDILGRKIKDPRIGFVTVTDVRLTGDLQQAKVYITVLGDDQQKENTLKGLAKAKGFIRSEIGQRIRLRKTPEIIFEFDESIDYGNRIETLLKEIQKESE, from the coding sequence ATGACGTTACGAGCCAATCGAGTAGCAGAACAAATGAAAAAAGAATTAAGCGACATTCTTGGTCGTAAAATTAAAGACCCTCGTATTGGTTTTGTTACAGTCACAGACGTACGATTGACTGGTGATTTACAACAAGCGAAAGTGTACATTACCGTGTTAGGTGACGATCAACAAAAGGAAAATACGCTAAAGGGGCTTGCTAAAGCGAAAGGTTTTATCCGCTCCGAAATCGGACAACGAATTCGTTTACGAAAAACCCCAGAAATTATTTTTGAATTTGACGAATCCATAGATTACGGAAACCGCATCGAAACATTGTTAAAAGAAATTCAAAAAGAATCGGAATAA
- the truB gene encoding tRNA pseudouridine(55) synthase TruB: protein MEGILPIWKEKGLTSHDVVYRVRKLLKMKKVGHTGTLDPDVTGVLPICLGRATKIAEYITNAGKEYVGEVTLGFSTTTEDASGEVVEQKRIERILTRDEIEEVLRSLKGNIQQTPPMYSAVKVNGKRLYEYAREGKEVERPTRTVTIYDLELLDERMSFSGDTIRFRFRVSCSKGTYIRTLAVMIGERLGYPAHMSDLVRTQSAFFRKEHCVTLEQLEHLVQEGDIHRLVFSIEKGLYHLPKIEINDTLAKKVVNGSVLSKPKQWPHDEEDVVVMHQGRALALYCLHPSKPYLIKPTKVLRNE, encoded by the coding sequence TTGGAAGGAATTTTACCGATTTGGAAAGAAAAAGGACTTACGTCACACGATGTTGTCTATCGTGTTCGCAAATTATTAAAAATGAAAAAAGTCGGTCATACAGGTACGCTTGATCCAGATGTAACTGGAGTGTTACCTATTTGTTTAGGTAGAGCTACGAAAATCGCAGAGTATATTACTAACGCAGGAAAAGAATATGTTGGAGAAGTAACGTTAGGTTTCTCAACAACGACGGAAGATGCCTCTGGTGAAGTAGTTGAACAAAAACGGATCGAACGCATCCTTACAAGAGACGAAATAGAGGAAGTTTTACGTTCGTTAAAAGGAAACATTCAGCAAACACCTCCGATGTATTCAGCGGTCAAAGTAAACGGAAAACGACTGTATGAATATGCCCGGGAAGGAAAGGAAGTAGAACGCCCGACACGAACAGTGACGATTTATGACCTAGAGTTATTGGATGAGCGTATGAGTTTCTCAGGTGATACCATAAGGTTTCGTTTTCGGGTGTCTTGTAGTAAAGGTACATATATACGAACTCTAGCCGTGATGATTGGTGAGCGTTTAGGCTATCCAGCGCACATGTCGGACTTAGTTCGCACCCAATCGGCATTTTTTCGAAAAGAGCATTGTGTGACCCTTGAACAATTAGAACACCTTGTTCAAGAAGGAGATATTCATCGCCTCGTCTTTTCAATTGAAAAAGGATTATACCATTTGCCGAAAATTGAAATAAATGATACATTAGCAAAGAAAGTAGTTAACGGTTCGGTATTATCAAAACCAAAACAATGGCCCCATGACGAAGAGGATGTAGTTGTTATGCACCAAGGGAGAGCTTTAGCATTGTACTGTTTACATCCTAGCAAACCGTATTTAATTAAGCCAACGAAAGTATTGCGGAATGAATGA